A single region of the Thermoleophilum album genome encodes:
- a CDS encoding potassium channel family protein gives MFVLIVGAGRVGSAIAKALLADGHQVSVLDEDPEAIQLLNQGSDLTWEERGGRFTVGTALELDALKEAGIEQADAFVASTDGDNTNLVVAQIAKRQFNVERVVVRVLDPLRARWYSEQGLQTVCPTQTAIDLMRAAVYGQIRFEGVAG, from the coding sequence ATGTTCGTGCTCATCGTCGGAGCGGGACGGGTCGGATCGGCGATCGCCAAGGCGCTTCTCGCCGACGGCCACCAGGTGTCGGTACTCGACGAGGACCCGGAAGCGATCCAGCTGCTGAACCAGGGCAGCGACCTCACGTGGGAGGAACGTGGCGGACGGTTCACCGTTGGCACGGCGCTCGAGCTCGACGCCCTCAAGGAGGCGGGCATCGAGCAAGCCGACGCCTTCGTGGCTTCCACCGATGGCGACAACACCAACCTCGTCGTAGCGCAGATCGCCAAGCGCCAGTTCAACGTCGAGCGCGTCGTGGTGCGCGTGCTCGACCCGTTGCGTGCTCGCTGGTACTCCGAGCAAGGACTCCAGACTGTCTGTCCCACCCAGACCGCGATCGACCTGATGCGCGCCGCCGTCTACGGTCAGATCCGCTTCGAAGGCGTCGCCGGCTAG
- a CDS encoding amino acid permease: MEQLEATIARGIGEPAIVGVAVGTVSAAVYFALGVVTRDALGLTPLVLVFVAFFYFLTSLTYVEGNVLHPERGGASTFARYAFNELVSFVAGWAIVLDYLIVAAVCALAVPHYLGALWDPLDTRAAEIGIAALLLALGAVRNVRGLGVERLRRSFRIGVVNLLAVLLLAVLALAFGPTLADPFADVELGSRPELADLAFAAALATVATTGIEAASGLAEEVRLPRRALRRAVGAGAISVLLLLGAISLVALSLLPARDGRTPLSDEYLLTPVLGIATVLEPEALREVARVAVVLLATLVLGRAVTSQLLGVARLTYSLATNQQVPSALGRLHPRWATPYLAIGGAAALAFVLALAGDVDLLLGLYAFGALLAFTIAHLSVLVLRFREGARQRPFRVPLGIRVRGAVVPLPTLLGALLAAAGWVSVLVLHPGARWLGLAWLAVGLALYVGYRRTSGKPLTKRFRVPESVLREPLEQEYRSILVPVTGDPMDVEIVGTAGRLAAEEADETEGPPMLEVIYPLEIPLSLPLDAALPEERLETARRALQRARAVGEEYEGVHVQTAVVRTRQAGQAIVQEARRRGVEAIVLAAEAPSRTRGGRVLGGRGSPRDRTLGELTRYVLEKAPCRVILTAPPAGEEGERVGVAP, from the coding sequence TTGGAACAGCTGGAAGCGACGATCGCGCGCGGCATCGGCGAACCGGCGATCGTTGGCGTCGCGGTCGGGACGGTCTCGGCGGCCGTCTACTTCGCCCTCGGTGTGGTGACGCGCGACGCGCTCGGGCTCACCCCGCTCGTGCTCGTCTTTGTCGCCTTCTTCTACTTCTTGACCTCCCTCACCTACGTCGAAGGCAACGTGCTCCACCCCGAGCGGGGCGGTGCGTCGACGTTCGCGCGCTACGCCTTCAACGAGCTTGTGAGTTTCGTCGCGGGATGGGCGATCGTGCTCGACTACCTGATCGTCGCTGCTGTTTGTGCGCTCGCCGTGCCGCACTACCTCGGCGCGCTGTGGGATCCCCTCGACACGAGAGCCGCCGAGATCGGCATCGCCGCGCTGCTGCTCGCGCTCGGTGCCGTGCGCAACGTGCGCGGGCTCGGTGTCGAACGGTTGCGTCGCTCGTTTCGGATCGGGGTAGTCAACCTCCTCGCAGTGCTGTTGCTAGCCGTCCTCGCGCTCGCCTTCGGACCGACGCTGGCCGATCCCTTCGCCGATGTCGAGCTCGGCAGCCGGCCTGAGCTCGCCGACCTCGCGTTCGCGGCGGCGCTCGCCACGGTCGCCACCACCGGTATCGAGGCCGCCTCGGGGCTTGCCGAGGAGGTCCGGCTGCCGCGGCGAGCGCTGCGTCGGGCGGTGGGTGCGGGCGCCATCTCGGTCTTGCTCCTGCTCGGCGCGATCTCGCTCGTGGCGCTGTCGCTCCTTCCCGCGCGCGACGGCCGCACCCCCCTTAGCGACGAGTACCTGCTGACACCGGTGCTAGGCATCGCCACGGTGCTCGAACCGGAAGCGCTGCGCGAGGTAGCGCGTGTAGCTGTGGTGCTGCTCGCCACGCTGGTCTTGGGCCGGGCGGTCACGTCGCAGCTTCTCGGCGTTGCACGGCTGACCTACTCGCTGGCGACCAACCAACAGGTGCCGAGCGCGCTCGGGCGCCTTCATCCCCGCTGGGCTACGCCGTACCTGGCGATCGGCGGCGCGGCGGCGCTGGCGTTCGTGCTGGCCCTCGCCGGCGACGTCGATCTGTTGCTCGGGCTGTACGCGTTCGGCGCTCTACTCGCATTCACCATCGCGCACCTGTCGGTGCTCGTCCTGCGCTTCCGGGAAGGTGCACGACAGCGGCCGTTTCGGGTTCCGCTCGGGATCCGCGTGCGCGGCGCGGTCGTGCCGCTGCCGACCTTGTTGGGCGCGCTCCTCGCAGCAGCGGGATGGGTGAGCGTGCTCGTGCTGCACCCCGGCGCCCGCTGGCTCGGGTTGGCGTGGCTCGCCGTGGGTCTCGCACTCTACGTCGGCTACCGGCGGACAAGCGGCAAGCCGCTGACGAAGCGCTTCCGGGTGCCCGAGTCGGTGCTGCGTGAACCGCTGGAGCAGGAGTACCGCAGCATCCTCGTCCCGGTGACGGGTGATCCGATGGACGTCGAGATCGTCGGCACGGCCGGCCGGCTCGCCGCGGAGGAGGCTGACGAGACCGAGGGGCCGCCGATGCTCGAGGTGATCTATCCGCTCGAGATCCCGCTCTCGCTGCCGCTCGACGCGGCCCTGCCCGAAGAGCGGCTCGAGACGGCCCGTCGGGCGCTGCAGCGCGCTCGCGCGGTGGGCGAGGAGTACGAGGGAGTGCATGTGCAGACGGCGGTCGTACGCACGCGCCAGGCAGGGCAAGCGATCGTCCAGGAGGCGCGTCGTCGCGGCGTCGAGGCGATCGTTTTGGCGGCCGAGGCACCGTCGCGCACGCGCGGGGGGCGGGTGCTGGGCGGACGTGGCTCGCCGCGCGACCGCACGCTCGGCGAGCTCACTCGCTATGTGCTCGAGAAGGCGCCTTGCCGTGTGATCCTCACGGCACCGCCCGCCGGCGAGGAAGGCGAGCGCGTCGGCGTCGCGCCCTAG
- a CDS encoding universal stress protein, with protein sequence MARFRPRSVGLERVLGAGALFSTAYGNVGSSIYYALGLVAVFALGLTPAVFVIAGLIFACTAATYAEGTTMYPEAGGSSSFARHAFNELWAFVAAWGQMLNYIITVAISAFFVPHYLGVFWPELGRSPADIVAGIAVIAVLAAINVIGVKESARMNVILAVTDFLTQVALVVAGLVLVFSPEVLVRNVDFGRNPTLGDFLVAIPVGMVAYTGIETISNMAEEARDYGRTIPRGIAAVVAAVFAIYAFLPAVALSAMPVDNGRTLLALSKEEGGFADDPVLGIVENMHLGVLQRPAEIYVGLLAATILFLATNAGLIGVSRLTYSMGQYRQLPQKLRSLHPRFRTPYVAIVTFSLIACATLLPGEAEFLGTIYAFGAMLSFTIAHVAVATLRVRAPEVERPWRGPGTLRVRGHELPVYAVVGGIGTGLALVVVSALDLRTLAVGSVWLAVGLALYVAYRKGQGLGLTETRKIVLPEPVVEREVEYESILVAFDGGQFEPEAVRTACKLAARRNRAVHVLVLITVPYNLPIDAAMPAEEEAAQTVIDSARVIGGRRVTGHWEKVRPGGAGRRIVDEARAIKARAVVMPVPSRRAGGGFGNTIETVLAERPGRVILVSPRPAQRDLQRAA encoded by the coding sequence ATGGCCCGCTTTCGGCCGCGCAGCGTCGGACTCGAACGGGTGCTCGGGGCTGGAGCTCTCTTCAGCACCGCCTACGGCAACGTCGGCAGCTCGATCTACTACGCGCTCGGCCTCGTCGCCGTCTTCGCGCTCGGGCTGACGCCGGCCGTTTTCGTCATCGCCGGCTTGATCTTCGCCTGCACGGCCGCGACCTATGCGGAAGGAACGACGATGTACCCGGAAGCCGGCGGATCGTCGTCGTTCGCTCGCCACGCCTTCAACGAGCTGTGGGCGTTCGTGGCCGCGTGGGGGCAGATGCTCAACTACATCATCACGGTCGCGATATCGGCCTTCTTCGTCCCGCACTACCTCGGGGTTTTCTGGCCCGAGCTGGGACGCTCGCCGGCTGACATCGTCGCGGGAATCGCGGTGATCGCGGTGCTCGCGGCGATCAACGTGATCGGTGTCAAAGAGTCGGCGCGGATGAACGTGATCTTGGCCGTCACCGACTTCTTGACGCAGGTCGCGCTGGTGGTCGCTGGCCTGGTGCTGGTCTTCTCGCCAGAGGTTCTCGTTCGCAACGTCGACTTCGGCCGTAACCCGACCTTAGGCGACTTCCTCGTCGCGATCCCCGTCGGGATGGTGGCCTACACCGGCATCGAGACGATCTCGAACATGGCCGAGGAAGCGCGCGACTACGGGCGCACGATTCCGCGCGGCATCGCCGCGGTAGTCGCCGCTGTGTTCGCGATCTACGCCTTCCTGCCGGCGGTCGCCCTCTCGGCGATGCCGGTGGACAACGGGCGCACCCTGCTCGCGCTGTCGAAAGAGGAGGGAGGTTTCGCCGACGACCCGGTGCTCGGCATCGTCGAGAACATGCATCTCGGCGTGCTCCAGCGCCCGGCCGAGATCTACGTCGGACTGCTGGCGGCGACGATCCTTTTCCTCGCCACCAATGCGGGCCTGATCGGCGTCTCTCGCCTCACCTACTCGATGGGCCAGTACCGCCAGTTGCCGCAGAAGCTGCGGTCGCTGCACCCGCGTTTTCGCACCCCGTACGTGGCGATCGTCACCTTCAGCCTCATCGCCTGCGCGACGCTTCTGCCGGGGGAGGCCGAGTTTCTCGGCACGATCTACGCCTTCGGGGCGATGCTCTCGTTCACGATCGCCCACGTTGCCGTGGCCACGCTGCGCGTACGCGCGCCCGAGGTCGAGCGGCCCTGGCGCGGCCCCGGCACCCTGCGCGTCCGCGGGCACGAGTTGCCTGTCTACGCGGTGGTCGGCGGAATTGGCACCGGGCTCGCGCTCGTCGTCGTTTCGGCACTCGATCTGCGCACCCTGGCCGTCGGTTCGGTGTGGCTCGCGGTCGGGCTCGCGCTGTACGTCGCTTACCGCAAGGGGCAAGGGCTTGGGCTGACGGAGACGCGCAAGATCGTTTTGCCCGAGCCGGTCGTCGAGCGCGAGGTCGAGTACGAGTCGATCCTCGTGGCGTTCGACGGCGGGCAGTTCGAACCCGAGGCGGTGCGCACCGCCTGCAAGCTCGCGGCGCGGCGCAACCGAGCGGTGCACGTGCTGGTGCTGATCACCGTGCCCTACAACCTGCCGATAGACGCGGCGATGCCGGCCGAGGAGGAAGCGGCCCAGACCGTTATCGACTCGGCACGCGTTATTGGCGGTCGGCGCGTGACCGGCCACTGGGAGAAGGTGCGGCCGGGCGGTGCCGGGAGGCGCATCGTCGACGAGGCGCGTGCGATCAAGGCGCGGGCGGTGGTGATGCCAGTGCCGTCGCGGCGCGCTGGTGGCGGTTTCGGCAACACGATCGAGACCGTCTTGGCGGAAAGGCCGGGCCGCGTGATCCTGGTCTCGCCGCGACCGGCGCAACGCGATCTGCAGCGCGCGGCGTAG